The Macaca mulatta isolate MMU2019108-1 chromosome 19, T2T-MMU8v2.0, whole genome shotgun sequence sequence TTTGGACCTTATCTGGGAATTTCCTTGGGCTTGCAGCCTTTACCCTATCCTTGAAATGGTTCTGGCTGGGTAGCAACTTCTAGGTGGTGTGGGTGAAATTTGGGACTGGTTTAGGGCGGGGATAAGACCAAGAACACAAGTTTCCTTGAACtatgggagagagggaggggaggaaattGGAGACCTCAGCACCCCTTTGCTCACTCTCTTGCTCACAGTCCACGATGGCCTGGTCCCTGGTGTTCCTCGGTGTCATCGTCTTGCTGTCTGCCTTCTCCGGACCTGGTGTCGGGGGTGGCCCTATGCCCAAGCTGGCTGACCGGAAGCTGTGTGCAGACCAGGAGTGCAGCTGTaagagtggggagggagaactGGGGGCTTGGGGTATTAGCCTGTGTGGAGGGTATTGCATTCCCTTCTATTCCTTCCCTAGACCCTATCTCCATGGCTGTGGCCCTTCAGGACTACATGGCCCCCGACTGCCGATTCCTGACCATTCACCGGGGCCAAGTGGTGTATGTCTTCTCCAAGCTGAAGGGCCGTGGGCGGCTCTTCTGGGGAGGCAGCGTGAGTCTTGGGAGAGTGAAAGAGGGAAGGGTACAGGGCTGGGGTAGACTCATTATCCCCATGAAGGGAAGATTTGAGGGGGATGAACTGAAATAGACATTGTGGGGGTATATTGTTACttacttactttatttatttatttttgagacagtgtctcactctgttgccctggctagagtgtagtggcgtgatctgtgctcactgcaacctccgcctcccgagttcaagcgattcttctgcctcagtctcctgagtagctgggactacaggcacgtgccaccacgcccggctaatttttgtatttatagtagagatagagtttcaccatattggccaggctggtctcgaactcctgacctcatgatccgcccacctcagcctcccaaagtgctgggattacaggcgtgagccactgcgcccggcccttatttgtttatttttaattttttccgagacagagacttgctctgtcacccaggctggaatgcaatggtgcgatctcggctcactgtaacctccacctcttgggttcaagcgattctcctgcctcagcctcccgagtacctgggattacaggcatgcaccaccacacctggctaatttttgtatttttagtagagacagggtttcaccatactggccaggttggtcttgaactcttgacctcatgatctgcccgccttggcctcccagagtgctgggattctaggtgtgagccaccgcccccccagcctattttcactttatttaccAATTTTAGGGCAGCTGCTATGGTCCCACGTTCTGTTCTAGATACCAAGATACAACAACAAATGatcctttaaattttatttttatttttttatttttatttttttttgagacggagtct is a genomic window containing:
- the MIA gene encoding melanoma-derived growth regulatory protein isoform X1; the encoded protein is MAWSLVFLGVIVLLSAFSGPGVGGGPMPKLADRKLCADQECSYPISMAVALQDYMAPDCRFLTIHRGQVVYVFSKLKGRGRLFWGGSVQGDYYGDLAARLGYFPSSIVREDQTLKPGKVDVKTDKWDFYCQ